In Sciurus carolinensis chromosome 8, mSciCar1.2, whole genome shotgun sequence, the genomic stretch CTGGAGCTCTCTCCTCATTTCAGTGTCTCTGTATGATGGTTCCCTCCTCTGAGACTCTACTCCCAGCTTCTCCAAACCCTAGCCCATCTCCATGTCTTCTTGACTATCCTATTGAGATCAACCCCATTCGCAACTTCTCTGTCACCTTCATGCCTCCAGTTATTTGGACCAAAgcctttggggggaaaaaagtttgtcccttatttatttatttatttattttgggtgctggggatcgaacccagggccttgtgcttacaaggcaagcaactgagctatctccccagcccctgtcccttattttttttttcttataatctaTTCAGCCATCGGATTATATTGATATTTCTTTCCCTGTCATAAAATGACAAATCTTAAATCTGttttagaatatttaagaaaagataGGGGAAAGGAATGAAGTAGACATGAAAACATCTTGATAAAAATCTTCAAAGGCCcgccttagcaaattagtgaggccctaagccacttagtgagaccctcacctcaaaataaaaaataaacaggggcTAAGGAGGAGACTCAgtgtgaagcacccctgggttcaatccccagtaacccccctcAAAAAATCTTTGCATCTGGGGGATGGTATATGGATACTTAGTCTCTtttgtgaattttgaaattttcatcatGAGAaagaggtttttgtttatttttatatcaacatATACACATCATTAATTCTCTAATTCCCCCAATACCACCATAACCTGGGTCCTGCATGCTGACCTCCCGGACCCCCTCTAGTCCTATCTAGCATTTCTCCAATGCTATTTTTATCATGTTGCTCTCTTGCTCAGAAACCGCTAATGGTCCCCTTTATGTCACAATAGACCCAAACTACACTATCTGATTTTCAATTGCAACCGATTTGGGTCTAACCTTCTCAGAATCTGATTTCACACTAGTTACCATCCCAAACCCTCCACAGAGGTCAGGCCTGTCTCCCCTGGGCTCTCTGAATTCCCTTCATTTAGACAGCCCTCTTTTCCCAGAATCCTTTGCCTAAGTCAAACTTGAGTCAGTCTCAAGTCCCACCTTACCTATacaagctttctttcttttttttttctttttttttttttttttgtggtactagggattgaatccaacactctaccaactgagctatatccccagccctatgccAATCTTTACTACATCTCTTTCTTTGAATGTGCACATCATATATACCAAGGACCACACAAATTAACAAATGCGTGCTGAGTTGTTTGCTGCTAAACATGTTATTTTTGTGTCTCCCCCACCAAATATTACAGAATTACTGCATATAAAGTAGACCACCTCTTGTCCACACTACCAAGCGGCATGCCAATATACATATCACAGGCACCCaggaaataattcataaattggCAGACTGATTTCAGTCCTCAGAGGAGACTCTCAGGGACTCCAATTATCTACAAGTTATTGCCAAGGCTGGAGGCATGAGACCCTTCCCATGTATTCATTCCATCTATAATATTTCGAGTTCTGACTATATTCCAGGCTATCTTGTGTTCTGTTTGGCTatgcactggagacccagcaatTTGTAGCATAAACTTTTGGCGTTATGCTCATACACATCCCCAGGACACCCTGAAAGCCACCTGCACACAGTATTCTTATAAGCAGTTTCCTGCATCTCTCTTGCTTAGAATGGTCTATGACCATGGTAGCCTTCTTGAGAGAAGCAGAGTCAAAGTGGTAGGGAATTAATTCCCCAAGAATGACTGTAGACTAGTGAGGCATGGGAAATGGGGGCTAGACATCCCAGTTTCCTTGACTTTCAATTAGATAATTCTGAAGCATGTTCTAGATAGAGGGTCCCTGGCAGGACTGAGCCCATCTGTTCAAAGTAGTAACCCACTCATAAACATACttattttctcccttatttgCTGGGgaatcaacccagggccttgtgatgctaggtaagtgctctagcactgagctacacccccagccttgaACATACCCTGTCTTTATCCCCTTTTTTGTGTCCCTACTCCCTCACTGAGTTTACCAGGATCAACTCTAAACTAAACAACTTGCTTCCCAAATTCTTTTCTCAGGATCTAACTAATACAAGCTTGACTAGGATAAAAAAAAGGTTCTGGCTCTCACAGAACAACACACATTGTCACGTTCAAACAGTTTAGACCTTCCTGCACCTGTGCATGCATCCATGGAGCTCTGTCAAGCGCTGACTCCCCGCCTTGGTGTGCAAAGCATCCACATTTTGAGTCACCAACCAATGCAGTTTTCCACATTTCTCCCAGTTGCTCAAAGCCCAGTGTGCAGGGTTCGGCTGGTGGGACGAGAACTGAGGCCAGCCCACAAAGTTTCTTGCCCAGTACCGCTGGCGGATTGGAGCACTGCATACAAAATCGCTATGCTGGATGGGCCTCCGGTCAGTGCGAGCATAAAGCCCCACCTTTTCTGACCTGTAGTCTGGGATTCCTGATTCGGTGGAGATTCCTGCCCCGGTCATCACTAGGAGTTTCTTGGAAAGGGTGATGAAGCGCTGTAACTCTCTGACCTTCTCAGGGTCCAAAGGAGGACTTGGTGGCACAAATAACTCGACAGATCTGCTTGAGCCCTGCCGGCTGAAGTTTCTGATCCAACTGCCTTTTGTTGACCTGAAAGTCAACCCACTGCTGATCCTCAttctagagaaaaagaaaccttATGTGAGAAGCTGAGTTTTGCAAACAAAGGTAACCACCAACTGATGAATGGAGGAACAAGATGCGGTCTATCCATTCAGTGGAGAGTCTGAAGTACAGAATGAATGaagtggggttggggttgtggctcagtggtagagcacttgcctagcatgtgtgaggccctgggtttgatccttggcaacgcataaaaatatattaattatataaaggtattttgtccatctacaactaaaaaaaaaaatattaaaaaaaaaaaatgaatgaagttaggCAGTTGGCCCAagtctgcaatcccagctactgaaaagtctaagacaggaggatcacaagttcaaaatggcctgggcaacttattgagatcctgttttgaaataaaaaattaaaaggatgggatgtaagtcagtggtagagtacccctgaattcaatacccagtactggaaaaaaaaaaattctcataaaaacTATAAcattgaaaacatgctaagtgtaAGAAGTCAGCtatgaaaagacaaatattatatggttttacttagatgaaatatccagaataggcaaagctatagaaatagaaagttgATTTATAGTTGCCAATggcagaaggaagggagaatgCTAAAGCATATGCAAAaaattcatcattcatttttttttctggtactaggaactgaacacaagggcactttaccactgagctacattcccagttccatttttattgttattttttattttgagacagagtctcactaagttgctgaggctggcctcaaatttgtgatccttcggcctcagcctccttagtcactgggattacaggtgtgtgccactgtgtccagctaaattcattcatttatatagcTGAAAAATAAGAGGCAAGATATAGGTGTTGAGCATCAACAGCTGCTAAGATTACAAAAAGACAGGCtgatggtgtagctcagtggtagaacatttgcagAGCACATGTGAGatcctaggtttaatcctcagcactgcaaaaaggaagtaattaattaatttttaaaaattacaaagatatGGCGAGAACTATAAGATGAGATTCTTGATGGAAGACTCCCTAAGATGTTgtcttggcaaaaaaaaaaaaaaaaatcaaacttgatTCTAATTATAATTTATAGGAAATACACAGGACAAAATATTGTGTAAGACGACACCATTTTTCACCTGGCAAAGTCCAAACCATTGGAAACTGAAACTCTACAGGACTAACAAATCAGTTTCTTCAACGAATAAATTACATAAGATAGATGTGAAGGGGAATTAAAATGAAGAGATTTAAAAACGTATCAACAATTGCAATATATATGACTTATCTGGATCCTAAttcaaatcaattttaaaaatataacattctaAGCAGGTGtggtaatgcacacctgtaatcctagtagcttgggaggctgaggcaggaagatcgcagggtttgaggtcaacctcagcaacttagtgaggctgtaggCAACatagaagaccctgtctcaaaatataaaaagggctagggatatggcttagtggctaagcaccaatggattcaatccctggtacccaaaaaaaagacattctatgacatttttcttttttctttttttttttttttttttttgcggtgctggggatcgaacccagggccttgtgcatttaaggcaagcactctaccgactgagctatctccccagccctctatgaCATTTTTCAATATGAcaattgaaaaactaaacattaaCAGGATATTGATGATACtaagatattattattttatttatttgttttttgagtatGGCACTGCAgcttaaacccagggtcttgagcatgctaagcgttcactctaccactgagccatagcccctgCCAAGGGGCTAttttattcataagcgatgaaacatctgaaaaggaaatgaggaaaacaactccattcacaatagcctcaaaaaaataaaatacttgagaatcaatcaaaccaaagaggtgaaagatctctacaatgacaagtacagaacattaaagaaagaaattgaagaagaccttagaagatggaaagatctcccatgttttggataggcagaattaatattatcaaaatggccatacttccaaaggcgctatacatatttaacgcaattccaattaaaatcccaatgacatttctcatagaaacagaaaaagcaatcatgaaattcgtctggaggaacaaaagacccagactagccaaagcaatcctgggcaggaagagtgatgcaggaggtatcactataccagatcttaaactctactatagagcaatagtaacaaaagcggcatgatactggcaccaaaatagacaggtagatcaatggcacaggaCAGAAGACACGgaaacatacccacataaatacagttatctcatactagacaaaggtgccaaaaacttacaatggagaaaggatagcctcttcaacaaatggtgctggcaaaactggaaatccacacgcagaaatatgaaattgaacccctatctctcaccctgtacaaaactcaactaaaatggatcaaggatctcggaattagtcctgagacccttcaccaaatataagaaaaaggcccgaatctccatcacgtaggcttaggaccagacttccttaacaagaccccatagcacaagaaataaaaacaagaatcaataaatgggatagattcaaactaaaaagcattttctcaagaaaggaaacaatatacaatgtgaaaagagagcctacagagtgggagaaaatcttttccacacacacttcagacagagtattcatctccaaagtttataaagaacttaaaaaactttacacccaaaatacaaagaacccaatcagttagtgagctaaggaactgggcagacacttcacagaagaagacatacaggaggtcaacaaatatatgaaaaagtgctcagcatccctagtaattagagaaatgcaaattaaaaccaccctaagatttcatctaactccaattagaatggctactataaagaacacaagcaataataaagtgtcggtgaggatgtggtgaaaaggcacactcacacatcgctggtggagttgcaaattggtgcagccactctgggaagcagtatggagattcctcagaaagcttggaatggacccaccatttgacccagctatcctactactcggtttatacccaaaggacttaaagtcagtatactataatgatgcagccacgtcaatgttcatagcagctcaattcacaatagctagattgtggaaccaacctagatgcccttcaattgaggaatggataaagaaactgtggtatatatgcacagtggaatattactcaaccataaagaagaataaaattatggcatttgctggtaaatggatgaagttggaaaatatcatgctaggtgaaacaggccaagctcaaaaaaacaaatgctgaatgttttctttgataagtgcaTGACAGTATACAATGGGGGGGGATGATgcggggaagagaagaataaaggaactttggatggtatagaggaaaaaggggtgggaggggatggggatggaaaaacagtagaatgaaacagacagtattaccctatatatatatgtatgattatatgaatggtgtgaatctacattgtgtacaaccatagaaatgaaaagttgtaccccatttgtgtacaatgaatcaaaatgcagtctgtaaaaatttaaaaaattaaaaaatcaactaaatgTGCAAAGTGAGTTAGGCCAAACAACTTGATAATACAGTGCCCTCATGTTGCCCTAGATCTAGACAAAACTGAAAGCTGGGGCTCATGATTATCAACAGGATAGAGAGAAACAAGGGCTAAAGCctgaaaaaaacacaaacaaaacccaaattatAGGCTGGAGATAAGTgaggcaaagaaagaagaaaacatgtgtACCCAAGTTAGAAAGAACCAGGGTCTCTGTTAAGAACCACAAATAAGTGGGGATGAACTTAGTGGCAGAACCCTTACCTAGCATGCtcagggcctgggttccatccccagcactgcaaaataataataataatgataaggaTAATAAACAAGTCACAAACAGCCAATGCAGTGGTGTGTGCTTATAATTCCAGATACttggggcaggagaatcacaagttcaaggccagcttggacaatttagcaagaccctggctcaaaataaaatttttaagtaggGCTGggcatgccaggcacagtggcgcatgccttttaattccagcaactcagaggaCAAAGCAGGAAGTTAAAAGCCAACCTGAGCACCTTAGTTTgttagaccctgtcttgaaatgaaAAAGGGCTTGGATGGAGGTCAGTGGTAAGAGCAAGCCTGGGTTCAGTACTCAGTACAGGGGTTGCAGGGTGGCTGAGAGGagggaatggggctggggatgtagctcaggggtatgGCATTTGCCGaaaatgcacaaggccctaggttcaatacccagtatcctacacaaaaaagaaatctacAAATAAAGATTGGGTGGCATCTTTATTTTCCCCCATACAGTTCACCCTGAATTGTATTCGAGAACAGATTACTGATGAcattcccccccacacacaaccTTCTAACTCATGGCTTTGTACATACTACATAAGTGCACCCCCAGCTCCTACTGATGAGATATCAAGCCCTCTTGGGAAGCTGCCAACCCAAAGTATCTACTAATCAGCAAATCTGTACACTGAAGTATTATGCAGAGGTTAATGAGCGCCAACGACAGCTTGATATTGAGAAATAGCCAAGGAGTAAGAATTCATCAGAAACGCATACAAGGTTGTTTTATGGAAAAGAAGGATATTTAAGTATTAGAAAAATGTATTGGAGAGAAGCACAGGTTTTTCTGTAACCTAAGAAAGACATCTATCCAGACTGTACTCTTCCTGGTGGCAGATTCCATGCTTATCAGCTCATAATCAATCAACTCCTAATGGATCAATGACTTCAatggactcaaaataaataaatacatctgtCACAGAAAAaagttccctcttcctcttctcccataTTACAgtgtttctgcttttgtttttgttcttttgatgctaaagatgaacccagggccttgactgcactagaccactgagctacccccgaGTCCCCATGATGTAATACTCTATATTATAAAGTATgggtctttgtttgtttgtttgttcatttttggtaccaggaatttaacccagggacgctttaccacagagcccagccctttttattttttattttttttgcggtgctggggatcgaacccagggccttgtgcttgaaaggcaagcactctaccaactgagctatctccccagcccccctttttattttttgagacagggtttcactgagttgctgaagctggccttgaacctgatatcctcctgccttaccctccctggttgctgggattacaggtgtgtgtcactgtgcctgataatgtgttttcttttaaattcaaatcAATATTCTGagttgggtacagtggtgcaggcctgtaatcccagcaggtagggaggctgaggcaggaggattgctagttcaaagtcagcctcagcaatttagtgaggccctaaacaactcagcaagacactgtctctaaatgaaatacaaaaaaaggctggggatgtggctcagtggttaagcacccctgggttcaatccccagtatcaaaaaaaaaaaaatcaaaattctgtaAAATTGTGAAGGGTGTGAGCCAGTTAAGAATCTGAGAACTCAGGGATGCACTGAACACTAGGGCTCCAGGTTTACAGAGAAACACTGGCTTTGCCAGGGGTATGCCAATAAACTGGCTTCCACacccaagaaggaaaagaaaataatcccatCATGGTCAATTTCAGGCTACACGTGATTTAACAACTCTTCAgcaaatttccaaatatttaataactgGCCCTCAGCAGTATAAACTAATTCCAGAACCTGTCCTGGGTCCTTCAAGTTCAATCTGAAATTAAGTCCACcttctttattatctttttaaaatttttttatcaagACTCTCTCATACCTGCTCCCAAATAAAGTCTTATCTAGGCACAAGGCTAtttcataatagttttttttttttttccttttttgtagtaccagggatcaaactcagggtttcacacatgccaggtgagcaTGCTACCAGGGAAATAAGATTTGACAAGGCTGGAGCTGGGgctacaactcagtggtagagtgcccctgggtttaatccccagtatcacagtaaataaataaatggaggggaaaaaaaactggtAAAGCAGACTCTAACATAACATAAGGTCTATTCTGTAATAGAAGAaatgaattccttatatatttcaaaaggcTAACTACcccaatattctttttttgtgggaaGTGTttgggattgaatctagggtccTTGtatgcaagtgctttaccattgagataTGCCCCCAGTCACCTATCACCAATATATTCTTTAAATCTCAGTAGCCTATTATTATCCTACTTATGACTGCATTTAAAGATGTTACTACAAGAgagttaaatttatatttttgatcaATATTGCGTGTTCCACAAACCTACTTCCTGTTTCATAAATCagaattctctttatttctccctAAGCCAAGAGAAGCACATTTGAATTCTAgtaatcagattttaaaatgtatttattttcatttttttccggtgctgggggaatgaacccagagtcTCTCTTGCATGCTCGGCAAGCACTGTACCTCTGAGTTACCCCCTCAGTCCAAAATGTCAGGTTTTGATGAAATTGTTGCTCAGATCTTtcaggctttttattttattcatgtaattaATCACAAACCCcttgagagacagagagaagaccCCTGCGTGTTAGCTTTTCTAGCTGTGAAAGCAAGgctttgtatatatattattagaCAAGACGCAAATTCTCTAGTGACACGCATCCCATATGCAATCATTATTTCATGCCTGGCTTTGCAGAACCGAGTTCAGACCCCGCTTTCTCCTTGACATTCCACCGCAACCCGCGAAAGGAGCAAGTACACAGCTCTTTCCTGCGACCTAAGGGCCAGAGATACACCGCATGAAAACACGTCCCACGGGAACAGGGCTCTCTCCCGGGTCCCACCAGGGGCaaagaggaaaagtgaaagaaatgcACAACTTCTAGAAACCTGCAGCCCGCTCAAAACACACTTACTTTCACAGCTTAGGAGACACCTCACACCCGATAGCGGGGCGGTTCGGCTATCAGTGCATTTCGGGAATTGTAGTTCATGGAAGGAAATGATGCAAGAAAAACTACAAGTCCCACAATCCTCTGGGACCCACACTTGCGAGACCCATATCGTCCTCGAGCGCCCCCTGTCCGTCTTTTCTGGTCAGAGGTTTGGAATCTTGGCTTACGGTGTGCGCTCTCAGCTGTGCCAATGATAGAAGCTGTTGTCTTTCAGAGGTTAGGTACCAGCTTTAGAGCTTAGGTACCAATGTCCTGGGTGCAAAAGAGCCCATCCAAACAGCGATAAATTAGGTATTCATCCTTTCTTAATAGGCGTTTTTAGTAATGAGTCTACACTTGACTCATCTTTGTCTTCATTGTTCATGTTCCTTTGCATTCAAAACAATGGAATCAAGTTTGCTGCTATAGGAAATACTTTGTGGTGGGTTACGATGAAATAGATTCACAAGTATCTGAAAATTTGGTGTTTTTATAGTTAATATGATTAAAATCAAACACATACGTGGACTAATTTGCTCACCTATTTGACATCTCCAATgttatttcttatgttttaattGAATTAATCACACAATGCCTGTGTCTCCATCTCAGAGATTCTAATTTAATTGTTCTGAGTAGATGCATGGGTATTAAGTTTGTTTACTAGTGAGTTCCTGGCTGTTCCTAACATGTGGTGTGAGAACTGTCACACCTAAATAAGACATCACTTAGTATACATATTTTAGAACATAATCTAGCAGAGACTTTGAAGATCACCTAAGAATCCTCTTCCCCTGCTTAAGGAAGAACTGAAaggctggggtcgtagctcaacggtagagggcttgcctagtgtgaggcactgggttccaccttcagcatcacataaaaaataagtaaataaaataaaggtattgtgtgcgtccatctacaactaaaaaaaaaaaaaaaaatttttttttaaagagaagaactGAAGCCCAGAGGAGCAATAAGGAAGCCGGAGGCAGTGTCTGCTAATTCTCTCATCCTATGTATAGAGATAAATATTGGTCAAGCGACTTCATTAAGTAATTTGGGATAGGTCATTATCTATAGGATCTACTAGACCAGAAGAATCAATCACCTGAGAGCCCTAAGTGCCTTAGTTAACCTAATCACTTTGactgaaagaacaaaaatacaagcaaaaaattacagggctgtagctcagtggtagcgcacgcTCATGGCATGAGGAAGGTCCTGGCTTTGATCCCTAGCATGTGCAGTCCAACACATTTTCTGCATACAAGGGTATTTGATAAAAAcctataaaaatgtcaaaatagtgacactctctttccctttatttatttattgattgtagTAGGTAGGAGTTCTAACAATTAGTTaaatccccaggtctttttttttttttttttttttttttttttggtaccaggaattgaactctggggcacttaaccactgagctacacccccagcccttttttgtattttatttagagacagggcctcactgagttgcttagtgcctcactaagttgctgaggctggttttgaactcgagatcctccggCTCATTTTCCCaagcatctgggattacaggcatgcgccactgcaactggccccaggcctttttttttttttttttttcggtactggggatcgaactcagggccttgtgcttgcaaggcaagtactctaccagctgagctatctccccagtcccccaggcctttttaaaaaacaaaaaaattttttgtagttgtagatggacagaatgcccttattttatttgtttatttttatgtggtgctaaggatagaacccagtgcctcacatgtgcgaggcaagtgctctgccattgagctacagcctcagtcccctagacctttttttaaaaaatatttttttttagttgtcaatgaacatttatttatttacttatttatttatatgcagtgctgagaatcaaacccagtgcctcaggcatgctaggcaagtgctctaccattaagcaacaactccagcccatccctagccctttttattttttattttgagatagggtcttgctaagttgccagatGAGCCtgaaatttgcgatcctcctgcttcagcttcccaagtcactgggattataggcatgggccactgtgcccagctcccccttgattttttaaaaaaaaattttttaattgttgatggacctttattttattcatttatttatatgcagggctgataatcaaacccagtgcctcacacatgctaggcaagtgctctaccactgagccacaaacccttgatatttttttttttaactatactggggattgaacccagggccttaacaCACAATGCTAGGCTTcatcattgagctatatccccagcccgtttataaaaattttattttgaggcaaagttTTGCtaaatggcctcaaacttgtaatcttcctgccttagcctccttagctgagattacaggtgtgcaccactgcacctgagtTGAACTTTTGGTCTATGAAAATGTTTTacagctgggcaaggtggcacatgcttgtaatcccagcaactcaagaagctgaggtaggaggatcacaagtttgaggccagcctaggcaatttagtgaggccctaagcaacttagtgagaccctgtctcaaaattaaaaaataaaaaaggctggggatgtagctcattagtaaagcacgcctgggttcaatatctagtaCCAGGCCAGGTAcaatggcccatgcctgtaatcccagcagtttgggagactgagatgggaggattgtgagttcaaagatagtttcagcaatttagcgaggccctaagcaactcagtaacac encodes the following:
- the Sirt4 gene encoding NAD-dependent protein lipoamidase sirtuin-4, mitochondrial isoform X1, producing MRISSGLTFRSTKGSWIRNFSRQGSSRSVELFVPPSPPLDPEKVRELQRFITLSKKLLVMTGAGISTESGIPDYRSEKVGLYARTDRRPIQHSDFVCSAPIRQRYWARNFVGWPQFSSHQPNPAHWALSNWEKCGKLHWLVTQNVDALHTKAGSQRLTELHGCMHRVLCLNCGEQTSRWVLQERIKVLNPTWSAEAQGLAPDGDVFLSEEQVRSFQVPSCVRCGGPLKPDVVFFGDTVNPDKVDFVHSRVKEADSLLVVGSSLQVYSGYRFILTAREKKLPIAILNIGPTRSDDLACLKLNSRCGELLPLIDPH